The genomic DNA TCCCTGTATGACGGCTGTTGTCGCCCCGCCAACGGTCTGCCCGAGCATGATCTCAAGCCGCGAGACCGGTGCGACCAGCGTCTCTTTCAGGAACCCAAACTGCTTGTCCCAGATGATCATGATCCCTGAAAAGACCGAGGTGAAGAGCACTGCCATTGCGATGATCCCCGGCACCAGGAACTGGATGTAGTTCACCCCGGAATCCCCCGGCAGATCCACAACAGCATTCAATCCGAATCCGAGTGCGAGAAGGAAGAAGATCGGCATGCCAAGACTGCCGACGACCCTGCTCTTTGAGCGGACATAGCGCTTGACACTCCTGAGCCAGAGGGTATAGATAATATCCATCGGTTTAGTTCCTCCGTGGCATCATCATCCGCATGCGATCAAGGGATCCGGCTTCTTCTTCCCGCATGCTCCGTCCTGTATAGTGAAGGAAGACATCCTCTAACGTGGGTTTCTTGATCGAGAGTGAGCTGATCAGATTGCCGTTGCTGCCAACCATCCGGATGAGGTCAGGTATATGCTCTTCTGCTGACCGAAGCCTGATGAAGACCTCACCGTCATGGTGTGTAGCGCCGATAATCCATGATGCGGCGAGCCCCGCAGCAATTTCTGCAGCATCCGGTGAGGTGAGCGTCACCAGATCCCCGCCCACCATCTTCTTCAGGTTCTGCGGTGTATCCATCGCGACTATTGTTCCACGATCGATGATGGCGACACGATCACAGAGGCGGTCTGCTTCATCCATGTAGTGCGTGGTGAGGATGATGGTGATGCCTTTTGTTCTGTTCAGGTTCTGGATATAGTCCCAGAGGTGGTTTCGTGTCTGGGGATCAAGGCCGAGTGTCGGCTCGTCAAGAAAGAGGACTGATGGTTCATGCAGAAGCCCGCGGGCAATCTCAAGCCGCCTGCGCATTCCGCCCGAATAGGTCTTCACCAGGCTCTGCTGTCGATCTGTTAGCTCAACAAGCCGAAGCAGCTCATCAATTCGCTCCTCCCTGACTTTTTTGGGGATGCGGTAGAGCCTGCCATGAAAGTCCATGTTCTCCCATGCAGTCAGCTCTTCGTCAAGGCTCTGGTCCTGAAAGACAATACCTATTGATTTCCGTACTCCATCTGCATCCTTCTGGATATCAATGCCATTGAGAAGAGCAATACCGCCTGTTGGTTCAAGGAGGGTGGCGAGCATGGAGATGATGGTCGTCTTGCCAGCCCCGTTTGGACCGAGGAGTCCAAACACCTCTCCTTCACGGATCTCAAAGGAGACGCTATCTACAGCGGTCAGGTCGTGAAATCGCTTGGTGAGGTTTTCGACGATAATAGCACTCATTGCTTCTCCATCTGCCGTGATTATGCAGGCTGCCTGTATGCGGGTATTGTCTGCTTCTCCCTGGTGTTGTTCTATGCAGTAATTGTATAGAAGAACCTGTTTAATTCTATTCTTCATGACAAAGTTCCTTCTCCTGCAACCCAGCCGGAACAATCCGGGCTGCTGCTTCACAATTCCACCAGAGCTTATTTACCATCACCTGCCAATCTCTCATATATCGAGGATTCTGGTATGCCGGATGAGTGGAAGGTGACAGTCACCGTCACCCTGAAGGTGGGCGGTGCAGCAACGAGGAAGGAGGCCGAGAAAGCGGCTCTTGAACGCCTCTTTGCCCTGATGAAGAAAGGCACAGACGCTATCCCCTGGGAGACAACTGTTGTGCCGCTGAACGAGCCGAAGAGCGATGAGCCGATCTTCGGGGTGAAATGGGAGTAGGGATGGGTATTTCTCCTGTAAAACGTGTGATTCTCCTGTGTCAATCCGGCACATCTCTCTTCTGAAACCTCTTCTGAAACCGGGGATGCACCAATGCTCTCTTCTCTTCCACCCCTGCTGGTTTTCCAATCTCCCTTTCTCTCTCTCTCTCTCTCTCTCTCTCTCTCTGAAACCACAGGTGCGCCTCACCTGTGAAAAAAAGCACGTTTTAATCTGCTGGCTCACATACCAATCAAGGCGCAGCATGTATGATATCGTCGTCGTCGGGGCCGGGCCGGTTGGTGCAACAGCTGCCCGTCTCTCGGCAGAAGCAGGTCTCTCGACTCTCCTTATCGAAGAACATGCCACAATCGGGCATCCCGTTCAGTGTGCCGGACTCCTCAGCTCGTCGGCATTTGCAGAATGTGAAGTCGGGCACAGTTCTGTTTTGAACACCGTTTCTGGGGCCCGGTTTGTCTCCGGCAGGGGAAGCGAACTCACCTTTGATGCAAAGGAGACGAAAGCCTGCGTGGTTGATCGCACGCTGCTGGATCGTGAGATGGGCAAAGCTGCCGCAGATGCAGGAGCCGAGGTCAGGCTGAAGACACGTGCGGAATGGCTTGGACCCGGGCTTCTCAAAACTCGAGGCATCAGGGGAGGAGAAGAGATCGGCTGCCGGATCTGCATTGCCGCAGATGGCGCACGGAGCGGTATTGCACGATCCGCAGGCCTTGGCCGCCACCGACTGGTACTTGGAGGAATCCAGGCTGAAATCCCTCATGAATGCGATCCCAGGTTCGTTGAACTGCATCCTGACGCATCACCCGACTTCTTCGGATGGGTAATCCCGGTCTCTTCATCCAGAGTAAGGGTTGGTCTTGCCGGACGCGCTGATCTTCCTGCC from Methanocalculus natronophilus includes the following:
- a CDS encoding ATP-binding cassette domain-containing protein; its protein translation is MSAIIVENLTKRFHDLTAVDSVSFEIREGEVFGLLGPNGAGKTTIISMLATLLEPTGGIALLNGIDIQKDADGVRKSIGIVFQDQSLDEELTAWENMDFHGRLYRIPKKVREERIDELLRLVELTDRQQSLVKTYSGGMRRRLEIARGLLHEPSVLFLDEPTLGLDPQTRNHLWDYIQNLNRTKGITIILTTHYMDEADRLCDRVAIIDRGTIVAMDTPQNLKKMVGGDLVTLTSPDAAEIAAGLAASWIIGATHHDGEVFIRLRSAEEHIPDLIRMVGSNGNLISSLSIKKPTLEDVFLHYTGRSMREEEAGSLDRMRMMMPRRN
- a CDS encoding NAD(P)/FAD-dependent oxidoreductase, which encodes MYDIVVVGAGPVGATAARLSAEAGLSTLLIEEHATIGHPVQCAGLLSSSAFAECEVGHSSVLNTVSGARFVSGRGSELTFDAKETKACVVDRTLLDREMGKAAADAGAEVRLKTRAEWLGPGLLKTRGIRGGEEIGCRICIAADGARSGIARSAGLGRHRLVLGGIQAEIPHECDPRFVELHPDASPDFFGWVIPVSSSRVRVGLAGRADLPARFEAFIRNYAASSIHCVTGAIPLGPLEQTYADRLMICGDAAGLVKPTSGGGIYTGIRSARHAVATAVRAFEVGNTTAEALYTYERLWKADMGRDLALGMQIYQMRCRMTGDDVDHAIRTLSDPEVLKIIVEEGDMDRPGKLIRRLLFRPDLLPLFGRLGIMQLLRSLQ